A segment of the Nilaparvata lugens isolate BPH chromosome X, ASM1435652v1, whole genome shotgun sequence genome:
GATCTAAAACAATTAATCTACTCACATCACAGTGGTGACTACAGTGTGTTGCAAACCTCGCATATTCTCTTGTGCTTATAATCACTGATTCAAATACATCACTCAATCAGAGTCCATCCCCCACTTTACCAGCATCCAATCCTCACAAACAGATTATTCAACAACGTAACCAAATGAAGCACAACTGGAGTCACGGTTGTATCACAAAATTCAACTTGGTTCCAACAAGATATGGCCTAAAACCAGTGGATTGGGAAATAGGACCGAATGTGGAATATCCATCAAGTGCTCCTCAAGATTGTATCTATTACCCAGTGTTGGGGGAGCTTGAGAATAATAGAACATTATTTGTAGATGATTTCGATAAATGTGTAATACGTAATATAGTGCACGATTTCTATAAAACAGAGAAAGTTGTCCCAACAATTAGGAAGCTTCTCCCTAttgtacaaaataaaatacattttccCTGGAGAGAAAGCTCTCTACGAAAAGTTTTAAAAAGTATTGGCtttaaatggagaaaatgtagAAGCAAACGACGAATTTTGATAGagaaacctgaaattgtgaattggCGTTACAAATACTTAATTGAGATGAAGGCTTTGCGCGAAACAGGAAGAGAAATTTTCTATCTCGATGAAACATGGATTGACAGCAACGTAACTGTCAAAAAATGCTGGCAATCAGACGAGATATTTGGTGTTCAAGAGAACTATTCGGCAGGAAATAGATTAATCGTCTTACATGCTGGGAGTGCATCGGGATTTTTGAGTGGTGCAAAATTAATTTATAGAGCGGGTATTACAACTTGGGACTATCATGGTCAGATGAATAATGTTAATTTTGAGAAGTGGGTGAAGGAGAAATTCCTCCTTCCGAATCTTCCTCCAAACTCGATAGTTGTTATGGACAATGCTCCATACCATTCTGTTCTGGCTGAAAAAGTTCCTACAAAATACTCAGTGAAAAAAGACATGATCGATTTTTTACAAAAGAAAGGAGTCGAGTGCGATATGACAATGAGAAAAGAACAATTGGTCCCATTGATACAATTGCATAAGCCCAGAGAAAAAACTTTtcgaattgataaatatatttcaagctTCAATCATACAGTGATAAGGCTACCTCCATACATGTGCGACTTGAATGCCATTGAGTATGCCTGGGCCAGTGTAAAAAATTATGTAAGGAGTAAAAACTGTGACGGTAATTTGTGTTTGAAGAGACTGATGGAGCTAGCCGAAGAAGCAGTTTCAACACTCACAGGTGCAGATTGGACCAAGTACTGCGAGAAAGtagtagaaaatgaaaaaatgtattggCAGAATGATGGTATCATATCTGATGTGATAGACAATATCACCATTTCCCTTGGGGACAACGAAGATGAGTCTTCGAGTTCCAGtgataatgatgaagaagatgattcTGGCTCTGATGACGAAGAAGACTCAGACGATTACGCTCGACCTCTTCCAGAATAGTATAGGGTATGTAATTGtatgaataattgattgttttttatcataattttgttaatatttttataatttcaatacattttaaaattttgatccaACTCTCCAGCTGCCTATCCATTGGCAATTAAACATTCCAAAAAACCTGAAACAAATCTTACAGTATAATGGTTTTGAAACTTTGTTGATGacattttaaacaaaattgttcttttttttTACCAAGTTTAGAAATTTCCAAGTTGTAGacaatgtttcaaaaaaattattctgaaataGAATCGCAGCTACTAATAATAATACGTTTTTGTCTACTTGAAGACAGCGAAATGAAGACAGCGTACTTTAAAGTAGTGGGTTACTCTCAAATGTGCTGTCGATAGAGATCATCTAATCGAGCAGCACGTTCGCAAATACAATAATTGCATTCTCTGTGATGACTACTAGTAATCGCATTCCACCCAGGGGTCCGGAGCTGGCGCGCGAACAGTAACTGATTTCGTTAGGGCTGCTctcaaatgaagaaaaaatcttaTTTTTATAACAGGGTACGTGAATTTTTTTCTATCCATTCATTAATTTCCTGCTGATACAAATTGAGTTTGTTTCTTCATGTTGCAGAtgtaaatacaaaaacaggttTTCATCAGAGACATACCTACAGGCTTGTCTGGCTGGATGGTTTTTACTGCCACACCTGGGTGGGACGCTCGGCCTGCGTCCAGTTTTCAGCGCCCCCCCCCCCACAGGTGATGAACAAGGACCCGTCCAGACATGCTTTAGCTTGGAAGGGCACATAAACACAGTAAGTCTTTCATTGGTTTATTATCCCACTATAATACTAtctataaaatcacttcacttttcACTAAGggctatttttttcaatattaataaaaatctggtgtggtacactcacacaactttccttgctcattgaactgtgagccccattcttaaatgagaataattcaTACCTACCATCTCGTATGGTTGGACGGTTCATACCGCCACACCTGGGTGGGGCGCTCGGCCTGCACCCCGTTTTCACCGCCCCCACTAGGTGAGGAAGGACCCATCACACCCCGCATGACTTTGGAGAGCAAATAAACACAGTAAGTCTTTCATTGGTTTGTTATCCCACTATAATACTAtctataaaatcacttcacttttcACTAAGGgctaattttttcaatattgataaaaatctggtgtgatacactcacacaactttccttgctcattgaactgtgagccccattcttaaatgagaataattcaggggaataacatagtgacgattggcggcaacatatttgaaactacgatcagactctacttgttcatttcatttttccattattttttattctataaatGTGGATAACTTTGgaatggtttgagatatcgatgtgcagtTTCCGCCACTCATTTTATCCTCAAATTCTGTACCTAAATGTTGTATTACAAGTCCACCTTCCCATTAAAAAAAAGTTCGGATTTAAAATTCTGAAGTGACAGAAAAGTGTTTCTTTTCCAACTGaaaattgatactgtatcatttatggtgatactgtatcatgtgtgatgatactgtattcaAGGTGATACCAAAGAGAAGAGTTAGCATACCCTCCTCACACACtggtatattttctctatgatatcaccTTCAATggtacagtatcaccacaaaatgatacactatcaccacaaaatgatacagtatcaccacaatatgatacagtatcatctacaCAGACAAGTTCAAGGCGAGGAGTTCTATTCCTCTGGATTATTGTGATGtttacatttcaatttttatttttgtaaaaatttggagaagacagttttgagctatgcctgttgtctacTCCcattgatattatatattataattattatgatttgtgattttaatgaaataaataaatcagctagaaatttggaacatgaaagTCCTagtacaccatgggatatcttcttatgctatctttcctctatggtatcATTTTAAATGGGACAGTATCACCAAAAAATggtacagtatcaccacaatatgatacagtatcatctgaacTTGTTAAACAACGTCACAATTTGATACCTAAATTTCaatctttgaatgaattctacaaaccatgggatatcttcgtatgaaatctaaaataaaatattcgagttacaaacCCTAAGTCTCCTTATGAGGGGttaaaattcagttgtacgtcaaaaggtagagtatttgaccaataacttatcctgagagTTACAgcattatatctacaacagtctccaacttattgaagggttcccatacactTGATTCACTTTGTATAAGTAATTACATGATTAGGTAAATTATAGAATCCAAATTGATAGATGAAAACTTCAACTCTAAACAAAAAACATTGGCTGTATTCTTAGATTCTTAGAGTTGACCTTgagaggttgtgaatgaaagtcctacataatttcgctcctgggttttggaagattttgtgttataaatagtcacggataagtacaaattttgtgtttatttcattattaattgtttcttgatcacgttttatcattttgttttagattttaattcttaattctattttaataagccaaacaccgtttagaggttagtttgaggttaggttttcgagatttaaaaataaacatagatagtttacttgactaaaattataaccaaattaaaatcctatcatttataaatcaattattattattgcaagtaatataatttcttagataggaagatgagctcaagtagaacaccgaaggttaataatagaaatgtaaacatagcgggagtacttacgcgttcccaaaaccaaaattcaaaaacgcaaaaaccaaaaaccccagttcttcaaactactttagccgaaaaagttgctcaactacaaagtagccacactaatttaaaaaaccaattagaagtaactctaaaaacgtctgaggaagaaaggttagggatggtagaagaaattaaatctttggaactgattataaaattacaagatgaagaccataaaaaagaaatactaaatctaaaaaatcaatgtagtctaatgtcggaggaaataaagaaactaaaatctaaatttgataatactaaatgtatgatagaacctccgtccaaatgcaaaaaatagaatctaacctaaatgatgggaaatgctctgaaaatggtcgaaataaaacgtacagtgaggttttgaagacagcaaccaaaaatatagctgagggaaataaagataggaaagggagagttctgctactgacgtccagtcatggacgtgattgcagtgatctccttgataaaagattaaaaaataaatttgatgtccaatgttttttcaagccaagtgcatcaattaatgcagttgtagagtcagctagggaacaaactaaagactttgatgaaaatgactatctaattgtactgggtggctcaaataatataaatgaacctaacttgaatcatcttcctcaagtaacagaaaaaatcaaggaaattgtgccactcagcaaaaaaacaaacttaataataagtactattcctaataggtttgataggccagaattaaatgaagcaatcaattcgacaaacaaatcaatccataatacaatcaacagcctaaaaaataagaattctaaacaactggggatttgttttctaaatgaaaggctgaaaagacataacttcactaatcatgggttgcatctaaatcgatctggcaaagtaatcttttgtaatagattggcagagctgattgaaagccgtttgcaatcctctggtttaaaaacagtcaaaaaaacaaataacgattttttagtaaattggctcaaaacagggaaagggaaatagctacaaatgctagagatagagtagcacaagatggtaaggtttttagtatttatcatcaaaatattcagtatcttcgcaacaaaattgacagattagaagtatttcttaaacaggaggatcctgacattgttattttcacagagcatggcttaaaaataaaggaaataaatcaagttaggattccaggctattcactgagatcagaattttgtagaatagctcatagaagtggtggtgtatgtatattcactagcaatgctaaacatacccaaacttatgaactggattttgttaagagattttctgttgagatggatttagaggtgacgggactaaggttaaaaattgatgatcgatttgaggtagcagtgttaggtatctataggtcaccaaatggagactggcaaaaattttgtgagctgctccatacacttttggaaattacaaccgctcgtttcacaaatgttatagtagtaggagatttcaataccgattttgccaggcaggataaaatgacagaggatattagagatattattaatatgaataatttagaaattaaggtccacgaatatacaagagtaactcgaacttcacagacaattattgataatatcctcacaaatatagaaggttgtaatgtcaggttaggtagctcagatctatcagatcataactatcaaattttagatgttaagttgcagggccagaatccaagcagaaaaaaaacttttgtgaaagaaattcagcaatatgagctaggaaatataaattgtttgaagcaggaactgcttcaagaaaattggagtagtgtttataacagttgtaacctaaattacaaatataagcaattcattgatactctaagatttcacattagtgtatgctgtccgataaaaaaagtcaaagtaaaaagtaaattaaacaaagtagatgaatggataactgaagatattcttactcaaagaaatattgttagggaagcttatgaggaatttaaattagtgagggatgttccgagtgaagtcaaatacaaatgtctaaagaaaaactatgcaaaagaagtgaggaaagctaagtgtaagaaaacagctgaaatattaacaactagtaccaattttaactctgctgtttgggaggtaattaatagaaataggagagcagctcaaaaagatacagttactaatgtccctaggataatcgatgaacatggaaattatatggatgatagtatagacatttgtaactttttcaataaatattatcaacaggttgcatataatctccaaaagtcactgaacactaatacttataatacaactacattaaatgctgagccaattgaaaaggtatttaaatttcatccattatcaagagatgagttgtcaagaataataaaaaatttgaataacaaaaaaacagtaggattggatggggtctcaagcaaaattttaaaagaatgtgaaaatgaattactggaccctttattgcatctccttaatacttcactagagcagggtattttccctgatgatctgaaacaaggaaaaattttgccaattttcaagagcggtgattctgaaagagttgaaaattatagacccattagtattctaaatgtaataagtaaaatttttgaaagagtagttttaaataggttattgatgcacctggaagaaattaatttcatatgtgatgaacagcatgggttccagaaagggaaatctactaagactgcaatagtatcccttgttgaaagactaatagatataatagattcaggtgagaaggcagccgcaatatttcttgatttatccaaagcttttgattgtgtgaaccatagaatattattggaaatactaaaaactgtaggtgtgaatggtatagaactaaaatggtttgaatcatatctcataggtagaaaccagtgtgttgagcttaccaaggtggatgggaatgaaatagtaaaaattaaatctcaaaaactggaggtccaggctggagtacctcaaggctcaattctgggtcccttactgtttctgttgtatgtgaaccaattaccaaaagagttaaaagatcatagagctctgttgtttgctgatgacacatcgcttatctttaacaattatttattagatagtctagaaataaatgcttttactggagtacagtcaattgtccaattcttgaagcaaaggcaattaacaataaatagtaagaaatgtcaattcctacaattcaaaagtaaacataattcagtagaggatagagaaataaatgtgtttgtagaggaaaatgaattagaccaagaagagaaagtagcattcttgggaattttattggacaggaaattaacatggcatccttacattgagaggatatgtaataagatatcatctggggtatttgtcctgcggcagcttgctaggctgaatgataaaaaactactgttaactgcttaccatggacttatactatctcatattaggtatgctattttagtatggggtaattcatctcaacaaaatatggacagagtgtttaagattcaaaagaaggcactcagatgtatagagaaagtgaataggttagactcttgtaggcctttatttaaaaagcttggtctattaactgtgccatctttgtatgtatatgaagttgtaatgcatgtgaaaacgagtggtgtgatccagaattcagatgttcatgagtataatacgcgaaacagagcagattatcatataatgggtcacaatagtaggttatttgaacaaaaaccagattatattggtaggaaattttataacaagctacctcaaatcttgaaaagtaatgatgatttgaagattttcaaaaaacaaatgaaaaaatattcagttgataaagctttttatagtgtacaagaattcctttcaaacctaaactaggttgaactacttagtgttagaattattatgtaataacatgacttgacttatactccatgactggagtctttaggacgtaatcttgaagaaaaaaaaaaaaaaaagatctAGCAAAAGCGTTTGATACCGTCCCTCATAgcattttattgaagaaaatgagATGAGAtgcattaataataatgatgatgataataataataataaaaaatgtctTTATTAATGACAAACAATTACTAAATAATTACAAGAAAAacagattaaaaaataataatcagataAGTTTTCAAGtctttcattgtttttcaaggttttcggttcaaaattcttcattttcattcttAACTAGCAataggtaacctgtgctccgcatgGGTGCACCTTGAACAACTGAAAgcttgacataatgaaatttCGGAGATTTGTCAATAGACCCATAATCTATAAGCATCCTtgattaattaagaatctatattatgcaaaatttcaagttaatcggtCCAGTAGTTtggacgtgatgatgcgtcaaacataatattaCTCTATCCCATACATGTATAAACCagtatttcctttattatagtaggGCTATAGATTTaagttttttgaataattgttttcaactatGTGGAATTTTTTTTAtggtataattatatttttttattgaagagtTGTTTGCTTTTTGAAGTAGTAGCTCAactttgatttggactgtagtataaatttgaaaagggacaatTTTGAGCATAAGGCTGTTGTGCCTTTTCATAAAAGTGTAATAATTGTGCATggctataaataaataaataatatttatttgcaGTAGGAGAAGTCGTCGGGGTCatttacagcttttaatttttgattttcgttcaataataattgacatGTGAATAAATGCAATCTTATTACTTTTCACCTGTAGACCTTCCCAaaattgatgatttgaagaatttcattttttattcaatcaacagtatcatgaagaatttattctcaaaatttcattattttatctctCGCCGAATTTCAAAAGATCTGTCCCAAACATTTCAAGTTTAGGCGCTcctatctcaaaaagtaataatcggaaAAAATTTGTTTCCTGAGAAAATGgttttattttgataacttgatagtACCGTACCTGTACAAATCGAAAATctgtgaaaaatatcaacagATGCTGGCACAGCCTTGACCATAGAATAATAGCTCAAGTTTCCTCGGTGTTAGGAAGGCCACTCACGGTATATGTACCCAGTCAGCACACCACGTATATAATACGTATTTTTTAGGTCAATCTTGGTAAACTATGTCAAGTATTTTAAAATACGTATAGTTTACATATATTATACATGAAAATTTTAAGATTAAaaactcaattaattttttatggaGTTGAGCTTAAATAGCTGTGTCActgatatttgactgaattgaAGTGATTTTATGGCCAATTCgtcaataaaatgaatgtatactaaaagtaaattatttacataaaatatactTAACagaattgatatattatttatgtatattgacGTAAAATATACATTCTAGTATTCAAAATAAGAACTTAATGAATTCTAGTTGTAGTTGAGCTGAAAGAATTGggcaactaattttttttttaataaaagtgGTTTCATGGCCgctatttctcaataaattgaatgtatactggAAGTAAATCATTCACATAAAATATATGTCTCAAAATTGACATATAATCTATGTAAATTCACGTAGATTATATATATGATTGATTAAAAATAAGTTcttaatgaatttgaattgcagTAAGGCTAAAACCGCTATGttactgatttttcattgtttcatagcAATTTTATAGCCTATTcgtgaatgaattgaatgtatacTGCAAGTAAACgatttacataaaatatacgTCTCATAATTGACATATAATCTAtgtaaatttacataaattatagatatgattatttaaaaataagttcttgatgaattttaattgtaGTAAGGGAAAAACCGCTATGttactgatttttcattgtttcatagcAATTTCATAGCCTATtcgtgaataaattgaatgtatactggaagtaaatcatttacatataatatacgtTTCATAATTGATATATAATCTATGTAAATTCACATAAATTATAGAtatgattatttaaaaatgagttcttgatgaattttaattgtaGTAAGGGAAAAACCGCTATGttactgatttttcattgtttcatagcgATTTTATTGCCTATTCATcgataaattgaatgtatactgaaagtaaatcatttacatataatatacgtCTTATAATTGAcatatattttatgtaaattcacgtgaattataatatatatgctTATTTTAAAAAGAGAACTTGATGAATTGCAATTGTAGTAAGGCTAAAACCGTTGtgttaatgatttttcattatttcatagCGATTTTATGGCCTATtcgtcaataaattgaatgtttaCTGAAAGTAAATGATTTACATGGATTATACTTCCAGAATTGacctattatttatgtatatttacatacaatatacattcaagtattcaaaaaaAGAACTTGATGAATTCTAGTTATAGTTGAGCAAAAAGAATTGGGCTActgatttttgttttattaaaagtgatttcatggcctatttctcaataaattgaatgtatactgaaagtaaatcatttacatataatatacgtTTCATAATTGAcatatattttatgtaaattcacgTAAATTATAGATacgattatttaaaaataagttcttgatgaatttcaattgtaataAGGCTAAAACCGCTATGTTACTGATTTATCATTGTCTCATAGCGATTTTATGGcctattcatcaataaattgaatgtatactggaagtaaatcatttacatataatatacgtCTTATAATTGAcatatattttatgtaaattcacgtgaattatatatatgtttatttaaaaaagagaacttgatgaatttcaattgtaGTAAGGCTAAAACCGTTGTGTTACggtaatgatttttcattgtttcatagcgATTTTATGGCCTTTtcgtcaataaattgaatgtatactgaAAGTAAATGATTTACAAGGATTATACTTTCCAGAATTGacctattatttatgtatatttacGTACAATATACattcaagtattcaaaaaagaacTTGATGAATTCTAGTTATAGTTGAGCAAAAAAAATTGGGCTACTGATTCTTGTTTGATTAAAATAAGTGATTTCATAGcctatttcttaataaattgaatgtatactgaaagtaaatcatttacatattataaacgtctcataattgacatataatttatgtaaatttacataaattatagatacggttatttaaaaataagttgttgatgaattttaattgtaGTGAGGCTAAA
Coding sequences within it:
- the LOC120354748 gene encoding uncharacterized protein LOC120354748 isoform X1; the encoded protein is MSLRVPVIMMKKMILALMTKKTQTITLDLFQNSIGCKYKNRFSSETYLQACLAGWFLLPHLGGTLGLRPVFSAPPPTGDEQGPVQTCFSLEGHINTNPGQNKKKNHEATKVPQRLMAKWQASMDAAMRLMMHQSDLLDLPDDGNW